A genomic region of Exiguobacterium oxidotolerans JCM 12280 contains the following coding sequences:
- a CDS encoding methyltransferase domain-containing protein — MTSTAGMKRPKDQVRAAYYDQLGVAFGKKVRARIHWIVREAKGEDILDIGCSGGLVPILLGREGKCVTGIDVSPEAIAEATSALKEEAASVQSVVMFSETNIMSFSANRQFDTVLMTEVLEHIGEPERVIQQAYTLVKPGGRLVVTVPFGVNDYADHKRTYYLKRLVEQLTPYGTIEKIERFDKWLGVTLVIQEHVQPGRMLSAEEVDWLEESFEFVERMHLAEVVRLKQVNKRLEQKTQHVAEIELRIEEQSNEQVKLEQQVSEMNQQLEQLAQQYTLVLKRYEEALVSNMEVLEANEAWKSKYRSLANSKLGKVIVRYWKFRRKLSRRLARRR, encoded by the coding sequence ATGACGAGCACAGCAGGAATGAAACGACCGAAGGATCAAGTCCGCGCCGCCTATTATGACCAGTTAGGGGTCGCATTCGGGAAAAAGGTCCGAGCGCGCATCCACTGGATAGTACGTGAGGCGAAGGGGGAAGACATCCTTGATATCGGGTGCTCCGGGGGACTCGTCCCGATTTTACTCGGACGCGAAGGAAAATGTGTCACAGGAATCGATGTCTCTCCGGAAGCGATTGCTGAAGCAACGTCTGCGTTAAAAGAAGAAGCGGCATCTGTCCAGTCCGTCGTCATGTTCAGTGAGACGAACATCATGTCTTTTTCAGCAAACCGGCAATTCGATACGGTCTTGATGACGGAAGTGCTCGAACACATCGGTGAACCGGAGCGGGTGATTCAGCAGGCATATACGCTCGTCAAACCAGGTGGACGGCTTGTCGTGACCGTTCCGTTTGGCGTCAATGATTACGCTGATCATAAACGCACCTATTATTTGAAACGGCTCGTCGAACAGTTAACGCCTTATGGAACGATCGAAAAAATCGAACGGTTCGATAAGTGGCTTGGTGTGACGCTTGTCATTCAGGAACATGTACAACCAGGACGGATGTTGTCTGCTGAAGAAGTCGACTGGCTCGAGGAGTCGTTTGAGTTTGTCGAGCGGATGCACCTAGCGGAAGTGGTTCGTCTAAAACAAGTCAACAAGCGTCTGGAACAAAAGACGCAACACGTAGCGGAAATTGAATTGCGGATAGAGGAACAATCGAATGAACAGGTAAAACTGGAGCAACAAGTAAGCGAGATGAATCAACAACTGGAACAACTTGCGCAACAATATACGTTAGTGCTCAAACGTTACGAGGAAGCACTCGTTTCGAACATGGAAGTGCTGGAGGCGAATGAAGCATGGAAATCAAAATACCGGTCACTCGCAAATTCAAAATTAGGAAAAGTCATCGTTCGTTATTGGAAGTTCAGACGAAAACTATCACGAAGACTGGCAAGACGTCGATGA
- a CDS encoding glycosyltransferase family 4 protein — protein MICQNFYPEIGSAANRMKNIFKRMEQRGSDVHVLTSEPLYPTAELYTDAMFWDEPTLDAAHITRIQPRDVRATTNLWKRLHLFIEQFFLAVKEVRQDPKQYEYIYATTPSIFMGLVGVVAKHVKQAPLILDVRDLWPESLVGVGITKSRLLLKPLYWLEKWMYHQADQIVINSEGFRSYIEQKGIDASRIHYIPNSIEENEWLIKRRQVSEQVRVVYTGNIGLAQDVFLLLDVAERLMVDRNIEFHVVGYGYHKEKFETLIAERGLTNIHFMNAMPRWDALKQLAKSDIAFATLVESTAFDTVTPGKIIDYMAMGCAIVGAVSGHAAKVIEASGAGVVSRDRSRDEIVRQIRHLANNPEERALMGRSGVSYVQTHFDWEQNEERLFEAIRQTCQQTVEVKG, from the coding sequence ATGATTTGTCAAAACTTCTATCCGGAAATCGGAAGTGCTGCGAATCGGATGAAAAATATTTTCAAACGGATGGAACAACGGGGCAGTGACGTCCATGTTTTGACGTCGGAGCCGCTTTATCCGACGGCAGAACTCTATACGGATGCGATGTTTTGGGACGAACCGACGCTTGACGCCGCGCACATCACACGGATTCAACCACGCGACGTCCGGGCGACGACTAATTTGTGGAAACGACTCCACCTCTTCATCGAACAGTTTTTCTTAGCGGTCAAAGAAGTGCGACAAGATCCAAAACAGTACGAATACATCTATGCGACGACACCTTCGATTTTTATGGGACTGGTCGGAGTCGTCGCAAAACATGTCAAACAGGCACCGCTGATTTTAGACGTCCGTGATTTATGGCCGGAGTCACTCGTCGGTGTCGGCATCACGAAATCACGCCTGTTATTGAAACCACTGTATTGGCTAGAAAAATGGATGTATCATCAAGCAGATCAAATCGTCATCAACAGCGAAGGGTTTCGGTCCTATATCGAACAGAAGGGGATCGACGCATCGCGTATTCACTACATTCCAAATTCGATTGAAGAAAATGAGTGGTTGATCAAGCGGCGCCAAGTCTCGGAACAAGTCCGTGTCGTCTACACGGGCAATATCGGACTGGCGCAAGATGTCTTTTTATTACTTGATGTGGCGGAACGATTGATGGTCGACAGAAACATTGAATTCCATGTCGTTGGTTACGGATACCATAAGGAAAAATTCGAGACGTTGATTGCGGAGCGAGGGCTGACGAACATCCACTTCATGAATGCGATGCCGCGTTGGGATGCATTGAAACAGCTTGCTAAAAGTGACATCGCCTTTGCGACGCTCGTCGAGAGTACAGCATTCGACACGGTCACACCGGGGAAAATCATCGATTATATGGCGATGGGATGTGCCATCGTCGGCGCTGTTTCCGGACATGCCGCAAAAGTGATTGAAGCGTCGGGTGCTGGTGTCGTATCGCGTGACCGCAGCCGGGACGAGATCGTCCGACAGATTCGTCATCTCGCAAACAATCCGGAGGAACGGGCATTGATGGGGCGCTCTGGCGTCTCCTACGTCCAAACACACTTTGACTGGGAACAAAATGAAGAACGACTGTTTGAAGCAATCCGTCAAACGTGTCAACAGACAGTGGAGGTGAAGGGATGA